The DNA region CTTTTGCCTGGGCGGGTGAAATTGGCAATCACATCGTTGGCGGATTGCTGGGTGCTGCTAGTGGTGCTATGGGTGGTGTGGTGGTCGGTGGCGGAGTCGGTTTACTTGTAGGTGGTGGTGATGCTTTACCTTATCGCAACCGTTTAGATGCAGGTAAATATTTAGTTGCCGTTCAAGGTTCTGAAACTCTCACTCGACAAGCAACCCGAATATTACGTCAGTTTGATCCAGAAAATATCCAAGGTTATGCTGACACAAATACTGTGTATTAAATGAATTGTAATTTACACATCACGACACAGCGACTTGAGTTGCTTCCCTGTTCTTTGGAAAAGGATGAAAACCTGCTGGAATGGGAATTAAAGTTAGAATCAAGATAGTTTTAAAGAGGGGAATGGGGCATGGGGCATGGGGCATGGGGCATGGGGCATCGGTAGAAGATAAATGACTAATGACTAATGACTAATTCATAATTTTTAAGAATGTTACCACGAGAAGAACTTTTAAAAGGTGTTGAAAATCGAGATAGTGTAGCTCGTGTAATTGACCAAGCAGAGCAAGCCATCAAAACTTGGGAAGTGGTTTTGACTGATTTTCTGTCTCCGCCAGAATTGGCAGAAATTCAACGGGTGTTTAACCGATTAACAGAAGTGCAATTAGTTGCGTGGGGCGGATATCCGCAAGCTGAACGCCAAAGAATAGCGATCGCTCGTTCAGAACTTCCCTTAGATCAATCTCAAGTCAGCCTTGTAGCTGTAGAAATTGCTGGTAATTTCCTGTTTGATACTGCTTCTCACCGCGACTTTTTAGGCGCGATGTTGGGGACAGGAATTGTTCGTGAAAAGACGGGAGATGTTATTGTCTTGGGTGAAAGAGGGGCCCAGGCGATTGTTGCACCGGAGTTGGTGGAATTTTTGGAATTGAATCTTAAACAGGTGCGATCGGTTCCTGTGAAAACTCAGCAGATTGAGGTAAGTGAATTAAGGGTTAGGGAACCAAAGAAAAAAGAATTAACTACTGTAGAGGCTTCTTTGCGATTAGATGCGATCGCATCTGCTGGTTTTGGCATGTCCCGCAGCAAAATGGTTGATTTCATTGATGCTGGTGATGTGCGCGTCAATTGGAAGGAAGTTACTCAAGCTAGTTCTCAAGTCAAATCAGGCGACTTAATCGCCATTCGCTCTAAAGGACGTTTAGAAGTTGGAGAAATCGCTGTTACAAAAAAAGACCGTTACCGAGTTCAACTAACAAGATATATGTAATAAGCGAAGAGTGAAAAGTTAGGATTTTTAAATTCCCCGCTTTCTTTAACTCCCCACTCCCCACTCTTAAACATATACTTAGGATTTAAAGTGTTTTGCTAACATATCCAACAGAAGTTTGCGCGGTACAAGTCGAGATAATTTGCTTCTAATTTGAGTAATACTATTAGAGCTAATAACAGTTGGATAGCCTTTTTCCAAAGCGTCTAAAGATTCCCAAACAACTTTTTCGCAAGAATACACTTTATCTGTAGTACTTGCCAGTGCTGGGGGAAAATGAGCTTCTGCAAAAAAGTTTGTTTCTATTGGCCCTGGACAAGTGACCAAAATACGGACACCATATTGATTATTTTCTGCCCATAGTGCTTCACTAAAGCTGAGAATAAAAGCTTTGCTGGCTGCATAAACAGAAAGGTATGGTATCGGTTGAAATGCGGTAATAGAGGATACGTTGATAATACTTCCAGAACGACGTTGCCGCATCAAGGGGAGAAATTTGTGGGTTAAATCTACCAATGCCAAAATGTTTAATTGGACAATTTTGACTTGTCTTTCTCCATCTCCTTCAGCAAAGTCGCCATAGTAACCAAAACCAGCATTATTGATTAATAAGTCAATGGTTAATCCTTTTTCTTTAGTAGCATTAAATATAGCTGCTGCTGCATTAGGTTCTGTGAGGTCTTTAACTATAACCTCTACTTGAATTTCGTGTTGTTCTTCTAGTTCTTTAGCTAATTGGTTTAGTTTCTCTTCGGAACGAGCAACGAGTAGAAGATTGGTCTTGCGTGCAGCTAGTTCTTGGGCAAAAGCTTTACCAATACCACTAGAAGCACCAGTAATTAAAGCAGTTGGCATTCTACATATTTAGATAGTTTTTAAGCACCATTATAATTTTAGCGATGCTGGCTAAAAGTTTTAACTACCCAAAGTGATATACCTAAAAGGTGAAAAGCACTATTTAGTACTGAAATGAGAGCCGTGACCAAAATAATGATTTTTCTCATGGCGATTCCAATTCAAAATGAAATTGTTAATCACCATTTTTCAGACCAATAAACAATTTCTGAGGCAAAAGTATTAATAGCGACGCCGTAGCTATTTCCATGATTCCACTTGAAGCCAGGTCTACCTTTATCCTCTGTATTTAATACCAATATTTCATAACTAGGTGGAAAAGATTCTGTATGAGAGTCGCTGGTGTAGAAAAAAGTTGTCGGCACACCATTAGGTTGATTTATGTGATCGTTTGTGTTACCACCCCTATATTTGTGCTTTGCACTACTTCTATATTGTGATAATAATTTTTCTATTTTTTCTGGTTGCTGTTTCAGCCTAATTTGAAAAAAACTACTTCCTTGCGATTCAGGAGAGTAAGCAATGTGAACATCTTTGGCATCAGTGGGAATCTCATTAGGAAAATGTTTTATTTGGTCATTATCAGACCATAGCTGATTACGAATTTCTTTGTAACGTGATGTATCAGTTATTACTTTAGGTTGCCTAATACTGCTAAAATTTCTTCTCAGAAAAAAGCTTCCCCCGACAATACTAAAACTAGCAAGGGCTAATAGAAACTGCGATCGCTTCATCAAGTTGGGTACGTCTAACTTTCATAGCTATATACCCAACTAATAAACTAAATTCGTACTATTGCGGATATAGGGTCAGAGATATTAACAGAAACTTTGCGTATCCAAGGGAAATTTTGAGTAATTGTAAAATTACTATGAAGTTGGTCAATAATTACCTAGTTAAAAACCGTAGGTTATCCTCGTTGATATCAGTAGTACCTTTGTAGTTAACAAGATCAATTCTACAGCCATCGATTTTTTTCAATTCTTCCTGATGCAGCAATCACTAAGACGGATATATAAATAGTAGATGCACCTTAATTAAATCATAGCCCTCAGCTTTTAGTTGAGGGTTTTTTTA from Nostoc commune NIES-4072 includes:
- a CDS encoding photosystem II S4 domain protein; translated protein: MLPREELLKGVENRDSVARVIDQAEQAIKTWEVVLTDFLSPPELAEIQRVFNRLTEVQLVAWGGYPQAERQRIAIARSELPLDQSQVSLVAVEIAGNFLFDTASHRDFLGAMLGTGIVREKTGDVIVLGERGAQAIVAPELVEFLELNLKQVRSVPVKTQQIEVSELRVREPKKKELTTVEASLRLDAIASAGFGMSRSKMVDFIDAGDVRVNWKEVTQASSQVKSGDLIAIRSKGRLEVGEIAVTKKDRYRVQLTRYM
- a CDS encoding SDR family NAD(P)-dependent oxidoreductase; translation: MPTALITGASSGIGKAFAQELAARKTNLLLVARSEEKLNQLAKELEEQHEIQVEVIVKDLTEPNAAAAIFNATKEKGLTIDLLINNAGFGYYGDFAEGDGERQVKIVQLNILALVDLTHKFLPLMRQRRSGSIINVSSITAFQPIPYLSVYAASKAFILSFSEALWAENNQYGVRILVTCPGPIETNFFAEAHFPPALASTTDKVYSCEKVVWESLDALEKGYPTVISSNSITQIRSKLSRLVPRKLLLDMLAKHFKS